The genomic interval CCCTGGTCGGCGCCGCCGGCTGGTCCGTGCTCGCGCTCGCCCGGGGCGAGGACGTCTCCGCCGCCTGGATGGTCGCGGCGGCCCTCGGGTCGTACGCGATCGGCTACCGCTTCTACGCGAAGTTCATCGCGTACAAGGTCCTGAAGGTCGACGCGACCAGGGCCACCCCGGCCGAACGCCTCGACAACGGCATCGACTTCCACCCCACCGACCGCCGCGTCCTGCTCGGCCACCACTTCGCCGCGATCGCGGGCGCCGGTCCACTCGTCGGCCCGGTACTGGCCGCGCAGATGGGCTATCTCCCCGGCACGGTCTGGATCATCGCCGGCGTCATCTTCGCGGGCGCGGTCCAGGACATGGTGGTGCTGTTCTTCTCCACACGCAGGGACGGCCGTTCGCTCGGGCAGATGGCCCGCGAGGAGATCGGCCCGTTCGGCGGCGCGGCCGCGCTGATCGCCGCCTTCGCCATCATGATCATCCTGCTCGGGGTGCTGGCCCTGGTCATCGTCAACGCTCTCGCGGCCTCCCCGTGGGGCACCTTCTCCATCGCGATGACGATCCCGATCGCCCTGCTGATGGGCTTCTACCTGCGCGTGCTGCGCCCCGGCCGGGTCGCCGAGGTCTCCCTCGTCGGCGTCGGACTGCTGCTGCTCGCGCTGGTCGCGGGCCGCTGGGTCGCCGAGTCCTCGTGGGCCGGCGCCTTCACCCTGGCGCCCTCGACGCTGGTGGTCTGGCTGGTGGCTTACGGCTTCATCGCCTCGATCCTGCCCGTGTGGATGCTCCTGGCCCCCCGCGACTACCTCTCCACCTTCATGAAGATCGGCACGATCGCCCTGCTCGCCCTCGGGGTCGTCGTCACGCTGCCGACACTGAAGATGGACCCGGTGACGGACTTCGCCTCGCGCGGGGACGGTCCGGTGTTCGCGGGGTCGCTGTTCCCGTTCGTCTTCATCACCATCGCCTGCGGGGCGTTGAGCGGGTTCCACGCGCTGATCTCCAGCGGTACGACGCCGAAGCTGATCCAGAAGGAGACGCAGATCCGGATGATCGGCTACGGCTCCATGCTGATGGAGTCGTCGGTCGCGATCATGGCGCTGGTCGCGGCGAGCATCATCGACCCGGGGCTGTACTTCGCGATGAACGCACCCGCCGGGGTCATCGGGACGACGGTGGACAACGCCTCGCAGGTGGTGACGGGTTGGGGCTACTCCGTCTCCCCCGCCGACCTCGCCCAGGCGGCGAAGAACGTCGAGGAGGCGAGCCTGCTCTCCCGTACCGGCGGCGCCCCGACCCTCGCTGTCGGCGTCTCGGAGATCTTCTCCAAGGTCACCGGCGGGAGCCTCCGCGCCTTCTGGTACCACTTCGCGATCATGTTCGAGGCGCTGTTCATCCTGACCGCGCTGGACGCCGGGACGCGCGTGGGCCGGTTCATGCTCCAGGACATGCTGGGCAACCTCGTGAAGCCCTTCAAGGACATCAGCTGGAAGCCCGGCCTGGTCATCACCAGCGGGATCGTGTGCGCGCTGTGGGGCTACTTCCTGTGGGTGGGCGTCCACGAGCCCCTCGGCGGGATCAACCAGCTCTTCCCGATCTTCGGTATCTCCAACCAGCTGCTCGCCGCGGTCGCCCTGGCCGTCTGCACCACCCTGCTGGTGAAGTCGGGGCGCCTCAAGTGGGCCTGGATCACCGGGATCCCGCTCGCCTGGGACGCGACCGTGACCCTCACCGCCAGCTTCCAGAAGGTGTTCTCCGACGACCCCAAGGTCGGCTTCTTCAAGCAGCGGTCCGTGTTCCAGGACGCCATCGACGACGGCAAGGTCCTGCCGCCCGCCAAGAGCATGGACGACATGCACACCGTGGTCACCAACTCCACGGTCGACGGCATCCTCACCGCCGTCCTCGCCCTGCTGATCGTGGTGGTGATCGCCGACGCCCTGCGGGTCTGCGTCCGGCACGTCCGCCGTCCCGCGCTGTCCTCGCTCAGCGAGGCGCCGTACGTCGAGTCGAGGATCCTGGCCCCGGCCGGGCTGATCCCGACCCGCGCGGAGAAGGAGGTGGCGCGCGATGAGGTCGCTCCGACGGGCGTTTAGGGCCGTGCGCTGGTACGTCCGCGAGCTGACCGACGAATCGGCGTACGACCGCTATGTCGCCCATGTGCGCAAGGACCACCCGCGGGCGCCGGTGCCGACGCGGAAGGCGTTCGAACGCATGCGGACGGACCGTCAGGAAGGCGATCCCCGCCAGGGATTCCGCTGCTGCTGATGCTGCTGTTGATACTGATGCCGATGCTTCACAGAATCGACATACCGATATGCGGACGAGGTCTTCCGCTCACCTGACACCGTGACCTACATTGCCTGCGCGTTACAGGTGATCAGCGAGGGGACGGAGCCGCGGAATGTCGGACACACCTGAAGTGAGACCACCGGCGGTGACACCGGTGCGGGTGGTCATCGCCCTCTGCCTGCTCGCCCCGTTCGTGGCGATGCTGTGGGTCGGCTCGTACGCCAAGACCGACCCCACGTTCATCGGCATCCCGTTCTTCTACTGGTACCAGATGCTGTGGGTGCTGATCTCCACCGCGCTGACGATGACCGCGTACCAGCTCTGGCAGCGTGACCAGCGCGCCCGTCGTGGAGGTACCAAGTGAACGACGGCGTCAACGGCGTGGCTCTCACCGTCTTCATCCTCTTCTTCCTGGCCGTCACCGTCATGGGCTTCCTGGCCGCACGCTGGCGCAAGGCCGAGAACGAGCACAGCCTCGACGAATGGGGCCTGGGCGGCCGGTCGTTCGGCACCTGGGTCACCTGGTTCCTGCTCGGCGGCGACCTCTACACGGCGTACACCTTCGTCGCGGTGCCCGCGGCGATCTACGCGGCGGGCGCGGCCGGGTTCTTCGCGGTGCCGTACACCATCCTGGTCTACCCGCTGATCTTCACGTTCCTGCCCCGTCTGTGGTCGGTCTCCCACAAGCACGGGTACGTGACGACCTCGGACTTCGTGCGCGGACGCTTCGGCTCCAAGAGCCTGTCGCTGGCCGTGGCGGTCACCGGCATCCTCGCGACCATGCCGTACATCGCGCTCCAACTGGTCGGCATCCAGGCCGTCCTGGACGTCATGGGCGTCGGCGGCGGCGAGAACACCAACTGGTTCGTCAAGGACCTCCCGCTGCTGATCGCGTTCGGTGTCCTCGCGGCCTACACCTACTCCTCGGGCCTGCGCGCCCCCGCGCTGATCGCGTTCGTGAAGGACACGCTGATCTACATCGTCATCGCGGTGGCGATCATCTACATCCCGATCAAGCTGGGCGGGTTCGACGACGTCTTCGGCGCGGCGACCAAGAAGTACACGGACAAGGGCGTGGGCGGCCTGGTCCCGCAGGAGGCGGGCCAATGGACGTACGCCACCCTGGCGTTGGGCTCCGCGCTGGCGCTCTTCATGTACCCGCACTCGATCACCGCGACGCTCTCCTCCCGCAGCCGTGAGGTGATCCGCCGCAACACCACGATCCTGCCGCTGTACTCACTGATGCTGGGCCTGCTCGCGCTGCTCGGCTTCATGGCGATCGCGGCCGGGGTCGAGGTCGCCAACCCGCAGCTGGCGATCCCGCAGCTGTTCGAGAAGATGTTCCCGGACTGGTTCGCGGGCGTGGCCTTCGCGGCGATCGGCATCGGCGCCCTGGTGCCGGCGGCCATCATGTCGATCGCGGCCGCGAACCTCTTCACCCGCAACATCTACAAGGACTTCATCAAGCCGGACGCGACCCCGGCGCAGGAGACCAAGGTCTCCAAGCTGGTCTCGCTCCTGGTGAAGGTCGGCGCCCTGGTCTTCGTCCTCACCATGGACAAGACGGTCGCCATCAACTTCCAGCTCCTGGGCGGCATCTGGATCCTGCAGACCTTCCCGGCCCTGGTCGGCGGCCTGTTCACCCGCTGGTTCCACCGCTGGGCCCTGCTCGCCGGCTGGGCGGTCGGCATGATCTACGGCACGGTCGCCGCCTACGGCGTCGCCTCCCCGACCCAGAAGCACTTCGGCGGCTCGGCGAAGGAGATCCCGGGCATCGGCGAGATCGGCTACATCGGCCTGACGGCGTTCGTGCTCAACGTCGTGTTCACGGTGGTCCTGACCTTCCTGCTGAAGGCTCTGAAGGCCCCCGACGGCGTGGACGAGACCAGCCCGGAGGACTACACGGCGGACGCGGGCGACCCGGGGGTCGAGGTGGAACTCCCGCCGGCCACCGCGGGTGTGACCCACTAGTCATGGTGTGCGCGGGCCGTCGGAGTTCTCGTCCGGCGGCCCGTTGCCGCACCCGTCGTGCACACTCACCGCATGGACTTCCTGATCCGCCCCGCCGAACCCACCGACTACGCAACCCTCGGCGACATCACGGCAAGGGCTTACCTGAACGACGGCCTCCTGGCGTTCGGCGACGAAGACGACTGGTACTTCCAGGAACTCAAGAACGTGGCCAAGCGGGCCGCGGAGGCCGACGTACTGGTCGCCGCGGCGGACGACCGCATCCTCGGCGGAGTCACCTACGTCCCGTCCGGCGGCTCCCTGGCCGAACTCGCGCGCCCCGGAGAGGCCGAGATCCGCATGCTCGCCGTGGCCCACGAGGCCCGCGGCCAAGGCGTGGGGCAAGCCCTCGTCCAGGCCTGCATCGACCGCGCGACCGCCACAGCCACCGACGTCGTCCTGTGCACCCAGCCCACGATGCACAGCGCCCACCGCATCTACGAGCGCCTCGGATTCGTCCGCGTCCCCGAGCGCGACTGGAACCCGATACCGGGTGACGACTTCACGCTTCTCACCTACAAGTTGACGCTCTGAAGTCACCGCGACACAACATATGGGCCTGCTTCTCTCACCCGGCACAAGATGTATGCTCATGCTCGCTGTCGTCGCAGGGGAATCCGGTGCGAATCCGGAACTGTCCCGCAACGGTGTACTCATGCGTGCTTGAGCGCATATGAGCGTCAGTCCGAGGACCTGTCGACAGCACGCCCGTGCCATACCGGCCCGGGTGTCATGACGTCCGGGCCTCGTGGAATGGGCCGGTGGACGCGGCGCCGTGCGCGCTCGTGTGCTGCCCCCTGCCCTCCGCAAGGCCCCCGTGCCCAGCGAGGGAGAGCCCCACGTGACCATCGCGCCAGCCGACCCGGCTTCAGCGACCACCCCGGTGGACGAGGACGGTCCCGGAGCCGCGTTGCTGCGGACCCTGACCGCGCTGACCGCCGACCTCCCCGACGCCGACCCCGGCCGGGTCGCCGCCGCCGCGCTGCGCGGCCGGTCCGCTCGGGGGGCCTCCGCCGAGATGATCGCGGAGTTGCGCGAGCTGGCCACCGAGGCGGCGGCCGGCCTCATCTCCGAGGACCCCGCGTACAGCAGGCTGGCCGCCCGGCTGCTGACCGTCTCCATCGCCGCCGAGGCCGCCTCGCAGGGCGTCACCTCGTTCACCGGGTCGGTCGCCGTCGGCCACCGCGAAGGCCTCATCGCCGACCGGACCGCCGAGTTCGTGCGGGTCCACGCCGAGCGGCTCGACGCGCTGGTCGACACCGAGGCCGACGACCGCTTCGGCTACTTCGGGCTGCGCACCCTGTACAGCCGCTACCTCCTGCGGCACCCGATCACCCGCAAGGTCATCGAGACACCCCAGCACTTCATGCTCCGAGTGGCGTCCGGCCTCGCCGACGACACTGTGCTCGATTCAGAAACGGGCGCCCACGCCCTGGACGAAGTCGCCGCGCTCTACCGGCTCATGAGCCGTCTCGACTACCTCCCCTCCTCCCCCACCCTCTTCAACTCCGGCACCCGGCACCCCCAGATGTCGTCCTGCTACCTCCTCGACTCCCCGAAGGACGAGCTCGACTCCATCTACGACCGCTACCACCAGGTCGCCAACCTCTCGAAGCACGCCGGTGGCATCGGCATCTCGTACTCCCGCATCCGCTCGCGCGGTTCGCTGATCCGCGGCACCAACGGGCACTCCAACGGCATCGTGCCGTTCCTGAAGACCCTCGACGCCTCGGTCGCCGCCGTGAACCAGGGCGGCCGGCGCAAGGGCGCGGCCGCGGTCTACCTGGAGACCTGGCACTCCGACATCGAGGAGTTCCTGGAGCTCAGGGACAACACCGGTGAGGACGCCCGCCGTACGCACAACCTGAATCTCGCGCACTGGGTGCCGGACGAGTTCATGCGCCGGGTGAACGCGGACGCCGAATGGTCCCTCTTCTCGCCCGCCGACGTGCCCGAGCTGGTCGACCTGTGGGGCGAGGAGTTCGACGCGGCCTATCGCAAGGCCGAGGCGGAGGGTCTCGCGCGCAGGACCATCCCGGCCCGTGACCTCTACGGCCGCATGATGCGCACCCTCGCGCAGACCGGCAACGGCTGGATGACCTTCAAGGACGCCGCCAACCGCACGGCCAACCAGACGGCGCTGCCCGGCCACACCGTGCACTCCTCCAACCTCTGCACGGAGATCCTGGAGGTCACGGACGACGGGGAGACCGCGGTCTGCAACCTGGGGTCCGTGAACCTCGGCGCGTTCGTCGACACGACGAGCGGCGACATCGACTGGGAGCGGCTGGACGCCACCGTCCGCACCGCCGTGACCTTCCTCGACCGGGTCGTCGACATCAACTTCTACCCGACCGAGCAGGCCGGGCGGTCCAACGCCAAGTGGCGTCCCGTCGGGCTCGGCGCGATGGGCCTCCAGGACGTCTTCTTCAAGCTGCGCCTGCCCTTCGACTCCCCCGAGGCCAGGGCACTGTCCACGCGGATCGCCGAGCGCATCATGCTCGCCGCCTACGAGGCCTCCGCCGACCTCGCCGAGCGCAGCGGCCCGCTGCCGGCCTGGGAGAAGACCCGTACGGCGCAGGGCGTGCTGCACCCGGACCACTACGCCACCGACCTCGCCTGGCCCGAGCGCTGGGCGGCACTGCGCGAGCGCATGGCCGTCACGGGGCTGCGCAACAGCCTCCTGCTGGCCATCGCGCCGACCGCCACCATCGCCTCGATCGCGGGTGTGTACGAGTGCATCGAGCCGCAGGTCTCCAACCTCTTCAAGCGCGAGACGCTGTCGGGCGAGTTCCTCCAGGTCAACTCGTACCTGGTGGCCGAGTTGAAGAAGCTCGGCGTGTGGGACGCCCGCACCCGTGAGGCGCTGCGGGAAGCGAACGGCTCGGTGCAGGGCTTCGCGTGGATCCCGGAGGACGTACGGGCGTTGTACCGCACGGCGTGGGAGATCCCGCAGCGCGGTCTGATCGACATGGCGGCGGCGCGGACCCCGTTCCTCGACCAGGCCCAGTCCCTGAACCTCTTCCTGGAGACGCCGACGATCGGCAAGCTCTCCTCGATGTACGCGTACGCCTGGAAGTCCGGGCTGAAGACGACGTACTACCTGCGCTCGCGCCCGGCGACCCGTATCGCCCGCGCCGCACAGGCGACGGTCCCCGTCCAGCAGCCGGCCCCCGAAGACGCGGTCGCCTGCTCCCTGGAAAACCCCGAGTCCTGCGAGGCCTGCCAGTAATGACCAGCGAAGCCAAGAACCTTCTCGACCCGGGCTTCGAGCTGACCCTCCGCCCGATGCGCTACCCGGACTTCTACGAGCGCTACCGGGACGCCATCAAGAACACCTGGACCGTCGAGGAGGTCGACCTCCACTCGGACGTCACCGACCTCGCGAAGCTCAGCCCCGCCGAGCAGCACCTGATCGGACGGCTGGTCGCGTTCTTCGCGACGGGCGACTCGATCGTGGCGAACAACCTGGTGCTGACCCTCTACAAGCACATCAACTCCCCCGAGGCGCGCCTGTACCTGAGCAGGCAGCTCTTCGAGGAGGCCGTGCACGTCCAGTTCTATCTGACGCTCCTGGACACCTACCTTCCCGATCCGCAGGACCGGGCGGCGGCCTTCGACGCCGTCGAGAACATCCCCTCCATCCGCGAGAAGGCCGAGTTCTGCTTCCGGTGGATCAACGAGGTCGAGAAGCTGGACCGCCTGGAGTCCCAGGCCGACCGCCGCCGCTTCCTGCTCAACCTGATCTGCTTCGCCGCGTGCATCGAGGGCCTGTTCTTCTACGGTGCCTTCGCGTACGTCTACTGGTTCCGCAGCCGGGGTCTGCTGCACGGCCTCGCCACCGGCACCAACTGGGTGTTCCGCGACGAGACCATGCACATGTCCTTCGCCTTCGACGTGGTCGACACCGTCCGCAAGGAGGAGCCGGAGCTGTTCGACGACCGGCTCCAGCAGCAGGTCACCGACATGCTGGCGGAGGCCGTGGAGGCGGAGCTCCAGTTCGCGCGCGACCTGTGCGGCGACGGGCTGCCCGGGATGAACACCGAGTCGATGCGCCAGTACCTGGAGTGTGTCGCCGACCAGCGCCTGACGCGGCTCGGCTTCGCGCCGGTGTACGGCTCGGAGAACCCGTTCTCCTTCATGGAGCTGCAGGGTGTCCAGGAGCTGACCAACTTCTTCGAGCGGCGTCCGTCCGCGTACCAGGTGGCGGTGGAGGGCACGGTCGACCTGGACGAGGACTTCTGACCGGGTTCCGCCTTCTGACGGGCCTCCGTCAAAAGTCGGTGGATCCGGGTATGCGTGTGGCACGTCTCATCGACGAGGAGGCCACCCCATGCGCCCTACGACCCACCGCACCGCCCTCGCCCTCGCGGCACTGACCCTGCTGCTCGCGGGGTGCGGGACCGAGGCCGGAAGCGAAGGGGGCGGCGGCGACACCGTGTCGCCGCCGCCCTCGTCGTCGTCCCCGCCCTCGTCGTCACCGTCCGCGTCGCCGTCGCCGGACTGCACGTCCGCCTCGCAGCTGGACGCCGACGACAGCGGCAGCACGGTCTGCCTCGCGGTGGGCGACACCCTCCGCATCTCGCTGGACGGGACGAAGAGCCGCCCCTGGAAGCCGGTCACCGCCGAGGGCGCCGGACTGGAGCCCACCAACAGCGGGATCGTCCTGCTGCCCGGTGACGCGAGTTCCGCGTACAAGGCGGTCTCGGCGGGACAGGTGCGGCTGAGTTCACAGCGTCCGCTGTGCGCCACCGGGACCGGCGGCGTCTCCTGCAAGGGCATTCAGGAGTGGCGGGTCACCGTGGTGGTCACCTGAGGGCGACCGCGTCCCCGGCCGAGACCTTGAGCGAGGTCGTCGTGGTGCCGGGGAAGTACCAGCGCCAGCTGCCCGCCGCTGTGGCGGTCACCTTGGTGCTGAGCCGGCCCAGGTTGTCCGTCTTCACGGTCTTGACCGTGCCGTAGTGGGCGGCCCCGGCCGCGCGGAACTGGAGCCTGACCGTCTGGCCCGGGTAGCCGTGGTACTTCAGGTCCTCCCAGTTGGCCCGGGAGAGCTTGCCCTTGACGGTGAGCTGGGCGCCCTTGGCGACGGGTTCGGGGGACGCGTCCGTGGTGAGCTGCGCGGCGCGCTTGACCTTGTACTCGGCGATGTCGTCGTAGATCCAGTAGTCACCGTCGTTGGCGTTGACGGTGGCTGCCACCACCCAGACACCGGCAACCCTGTTGCTGTCGATGTCGTCGCTGTCGGCGATCCAGGCGGGGTCGACCGTCATCGTGCCCGTGCACACCGACGTCGTCGAGGTCTTCCTCACGCAGGACGAATCGTGATTCCAGCTGAAGAAGCCGTAGCCGTTGGACTTGTTGAACGTGCTGAGATGCGTGATCTTCTTGGCACCCGAGTCGTCCTTGATGGTGACCGCTATCGGGAACGTGACGGTCTGCGCCGTACCGACGATGACGTTGCCGCCCTTGTTCACGACGGTCTTGGTGACCCTGATGTCACCCTCGCCCTCGGCATGGGCTCCGGTGGCCGTGAGCAGGGCCAGGGCTGCCGCCCCGCCTGCCACGGCCCACAGTCTGTGTCTCATGTTCCTCCCCTGTTGATCCAGGAGAGATTAGACCGTTCGAGTGACCCCGTGTGCGGTCCGGTACTCGCGCGCCTTCCTGATCTGACGGTCGACGCGCTTGTCGTGCACGATCCCGACCACCGACGGGAGGATCAAGAGGACGAGGATGGCGAAAACAGTCAGCATGGCGATCAGTCCTTCTGTCTGTGCTGAAGTCATGTCACTACTCTCGCGCCGTTGACTCCTGACAAACAGTGGCAGGACTGCCGCACACCCTCGATTTACTGCCAGCAGTGAGGCACACTGGCAGCATGCTGAAGAACGTGGTCGCCGTCGTCCTGGACGGTGTGAACCCCTTCGAGCTCGGAGTCGTCTGCGAGGTCTTCGGGAGCGACCGCAGCGATGACGGGCTGCCGGTGTACGACTTCGCGGTCGCCTCGGCCGAGGGCCCCAGGCTGACCTCGCGGTCCGGCTTCGCCCTGCATGTCGAGCACGGCCTGGAGCGGCTGGAGACGGCCGACCTGATCGCCGTGCCGGCCTGCGCCCGCTACGAGACGCGGGACTTCCCGCCCGAGCTGCTGGAAGCCCTGCGCGACGGGGTCGACCGCGGGGCCCGGGTGCTCAGCGTGTGCTCCGGCGTCTTCGTGCTCGCCGCGGCCGGACTGCTCGACGGCCGGCGCTGCACCGTGCACTGGCACCACGCGGAGGAACTGGCGCTCACATATCCGCGGCTGACGGTCGAGCCGGACGTCCTGTACGTCGACGAGGACCCGGTGATCACCTCAGCGGGCACCGCCGCCGGCATCGACGCCTGTCTGCACATCGTGCGCAAGGAGCAGGGCCCCGAGGTCGCCAACAAGATCGCCCGGCGGATGGTCGTACCGCCGCACCGGGACGGCGGACAGGCGCAGTACATCGAGCGGCCGCTGCCCCGGTCGAAGTGCGACACCGTCGGCGAGGTGCTCGTGTGGATGGAGCAGCACCTCGACGAGGAGGTCACCGTCGAGCAGCTCGCCGAGCGGGCGCACATGTCCCCGCGCACCTTCGCCCGCCGCTTCCAGCAGGAGACGGGGACGACTCCCTACCGCTGGATCCTGCGTCAGCGTGTGCTGCTGGCCCAGCGGCTGCTGGAGGCGACGGACGAGACGGTGGACGCGATCGCGGGCCGTGCCGGGTTCGGCACCGCGGCCGCGCTGCGTCACCAGTTCCTGCGCGCGGTGGGCACCACCCCGAACGCCTACCGGCGCACCTTCCAGGGTCCGGAGGCCGCCGCCTGACCCGTCACCGGGACACGGGCCGCACCAGGAGCCGGTTCGGCCGCAGGGTGATGCCGGGCCGGGGGGTGTCGTCCGAGCCGGCCACCTGCTCGAAGCGGTACTTCCGGGCCAGCGCCGCCGTGAGCAGCGTCAGCTGGGCCATCGAGAAGTGGTCGCTCGGGCACTTCCGGTTGCCGGTGCTGAACGGGCTCATGGCGTGTTTCGGAACCGCTTTGGCCCGCTCGGGACTCCAGCGCAGGGGGTCGAACACCGCGCTGTCGTCGAAGGACTTCGCGTCGCGCTGGATCGCGTACGGGCTGTAGACGATGTCGGCTCCGGCCGGAATGCGATAGCCACCGAGTTCGGTGTCCCGTACCGCCCGCCGCGTCAATATCCATACCGCGGGCCACAAACGCATGGTCTCGACCACCACATAGTTCGTGTACCTGAGTGACCGTACGTCCTCGAATGCCACAGGACGGCCACCGGTGACCGATTCGACTTCCGCGCACACCTTGTCCGCGTGTTCGGGGTGTTCGGCGAGCACCTGAAGCAGCCACATGATCGTGGACGCGACGGTTTCGCCGCCGGGGGTCAGTATCGCGACGACCTGGTCGTGGATCTCCTGTTCCCCGATGGGGTCGCCATTCGCGTCCTTCGCCGCCAGCAATGCCGTCAGCAAATCGTCCGGCTTTTGACCAGATGCCCGTCGTTCGGCGACGATCTCGTCGACCACCCGATGCAGATCGGCCAACGCGCGGTTGAATGCGAGGTTGGCCGGCAGCGGCAGCCTGTACAGCGGGCCCGCGGGTATCACCATCCGCCGGTACATCCCCCGGAAGACGGTCGTGAGCGCGACACACAGCCGTTCGGCGCGCTCGTCCATGTAGGCGCCGCGCAGCAGACAGCGGGCCGCGATGCGCACGGCGACCCGGAAGGACTCCAGGGTGGCGTCGACCGTCTCGCCGGGCTGCCAGCGCTCGGCCAGCGCCTGTGCCTCCTCCTCCATGACCGGGCCGTACGCCGGTATCGCGTCGAGCCGGAACGCGGGCTGGATGATGCGCCGTTGACGCCGGTGCTGCGGGCCGTTGGCGGTGGCCACGCCCTCCTTGCCGACCAGGCCCTCCAGGGACTCCCACAGCGGCCCGGCGATGATGAAGTCGGGGTTGAGGGCCACGGCTCCGGTCAGTTCCGGGGTGGTGGGCGCGTACACCGTCTTGGGGCCGAGCCGGAGGCGGACGACCTCGCCGTGGCGCCGCAGGCCGGACAGGAAGCTCAGGGGATCACGGGCCAGACGCAGGCCGTGGCCGAGGACGGGGACGCCCCCGCCCGCGAGCGGCGGCTCACCCGACTCGGGAGCCACCGTGGCTTCGGTTTTCACGGATTCGACGGTCATTTCTCACCTGCCGCTTCGTTGTTGACGTACGGGGGCGTGGACCGGTCGTCCCAGCTGTCGACCATGTAACGGCCGGACTCGTGGTGGAACCAGTAGACGGCGCTGAACCAGTTGCGCATATTGCGGACACAGGCCCGGACGGCGGTGCTCAGTTCCTTTCCCCGCACGGTGCCGTCGTCGAGACCGTCGGCGAAACGGAGGGCGTCGTCCTCGGCCACGAGGAATGCGTCCACGCATTTCCCGATCAGCCGCCGCATTTCCCGGATCGCCTCTTCGAGGGTCAGCCCCTGGTGCTTGATGAGACTGATGCCGAGATTGTGGACCTCGTCTCCCGCGATTTCCTTGGGGAGCGAGCAGAGGTCGTTGTACCAGGCGGCGAATTCCTGGCTGAGCAGGGCCGCCCGTTGGAACGCAGGGTTTTTCCTCACCCCGTCCGGGAGTTCGCATCCCGCACTGGGCTCCAGCAGATCCGTCCAGATCCAGTGCGCGAAGGTGAGGCGGCGCAGGGCCAGGTATTCCTCGACCGTGGGAATGATTCCCTTGGTGCGATTGCGGAATTCGCGGTCGTAGGCCTCGATCACCTCGTGGAAGTGCCCGGCGAACCGGGTGTTCCAGCTCTGCGGCAGGAACGAGTACAGCCGCACCATGCAGTCGGCGAAGGCGGCGACCAGCGGATCCTCGTGGCGCAGATGATCCCGCGGGGAGTCGAGCGCCGCGTGCAAACGGAACCTCAGCCGCCGCCACGCGCCCGGACGGCGGTGGACGATGTCACGGTCGTGCCGGTCGTCCCAGACGAAGAACCACGCGCTGTAGTCCGCTATCGCCTGGAGGACCTCGTCGGGGGCGCCGAGGTAGTACCCCGCCATCAGGTCCGTGTAGCACAGTCCGTCGGCATATTCGGCCACCTTGTCCGCCGGCATGAGCCGTTTTTCCAGAAGCCAGGTGCGTGTCTTCTCCTGGAGCCTGGGCCAATACGGGTGCAGTTGCCTGGGAAACGCTGCCTCGATCACCGGGAGAGAGAGCGACGGTGGAACCGCGATCGCCGTCGGCGTCGATGTGGTGCTGTGTGGGAAAGCAGGCACGAACAAACCCCTTCCAGCCGCCAGTTGGCGCACGCCCCTGCCGCTGAACCAGGCGTGCGCCGTTGCGTATCCCCGCACTTCCCATTCAGCACCACAACTGACCATTCTGGGAACGGATTTGCTTCATTCACTCCCCCCCGGTGTCGAGATTCTCCCCATGTGTGACGCAGACCGGATCACTAAGTGAGCGGATCCGATCGAACGTGCGACGCACACGCGAACGGCGCCTGTTCGGGGAGTGATTCCTGAACAGGCGCCGTGCGTACGGGGGTTGTGGGACGTCAGTCGTTGGCGACCACGG from Streptomyces sp. CC0208 carries:
- a CDS encoding carbon starvation CstA family protein, translating into MRTANVRTIVIWTLVALVGAAGWSVLALARGEDVSAAWMVAAALGSYAIGYRFYAKFIAYKVLKVDATRATPAERLDNGIDFHPTDRRVLLGHHFAAIAGAGPLVGPVLAAQMGYLPGTVWIIAGVIFAGAVQDMVVLFFSTRRDGRSLGQMAREEIGPFGGAAALIAAFAIMIILLGVLALVIVNALAASPWGTFSIAMTIPIALLMGFYLRVLRPGRVAEVSLVGVGLLLLALVAGRWVAESSWAGAFTLAPSTLVVWLVAYGFIASILPVWMLLAPRDYLSTFMKIGTIALLALGVVVTLPTLKMDPVTDFASRGDGPVFAGSLFPFVFITIACGALSGFHALISSGTTPKLIQKETQIRMIGYGSMLMESSVAIMALVAASIIDPGLYFAMNAPAGVIGTTVDNASQVVTGWGYSVSPADLAQAAKNVEEASLLSRTGGAPTLAVGVSEIFSKVTGGSLRAFWYHFAIMFEALFILTALDAGTRVGRFMLQDMLGNLVKPFKDISWKPGLVITSGIVCALWGYFLWVGVHEPLGGINQLFPIFGISNQLLAAVALAVCTTLLVKSGRLKWAWITGIPLAWDATVTLTASFQKVFSDDPKVGFFKQRSVFQDAIDDGKVLPPAKSMDDMHTVVTNSTVDGILTAVLALLIVVVIADALRVCVRHVRRPALSSLSEAPYVESRILAPAGLIPTRAEKEVARDEVAPTGV
- a CDS encoding YbdD/YjiX family protein, giving the protein MRSLRRAFRAVRWYVRELTDESAYDRYVAHVRKDHPRAPVPTRKAFERMRTDRQEGDPRQGFRCC
- a CDS encoding DUF3311 domain-containing protein; the protein is MSDTPEVRPPAVTPVRVVIALCLLAPFVAMLWVGSYAKTDPTFIGIPFFYWYQMLWVLISTALTMTAYQLWQRDQRARRGGTK
- a CDS encoding sodium:solute symporter family protein → MNDGVNGVALTVFILFFLAVTVMGFLAARWRKAENEHSLDEWGLGGRSFGTWVTWFLLGGDLYTAYTFVAVPAAIYAAGAAGFFAVPYTILVYPLIFTFLPRLWSVSHKHGYVTTSDFVRGRFGSKSLSLAVAVTGILATMPYIALQLVGIQAVLDVMGVGGGENTNWFVKDLPLLIAFGVLAAYTYSSGLRAPALIAFVKDTLIYIVIAVAIIYIPIKLGGFDDVFGAATKKYTDKGVGGLVPQEAGQWTYATLALGSALALFMYPHSITATLSSRSREVIRRNTTILPLYSLMLGLLALLGFMAIAAGVEVANPQLAIPQLFEKMFPDWFAGVAFAAIGIGALVPAAIMSIAAANLFTRNIYKDFIKPDATPAQETKVSKLVSLLVKVGALVFVLTMDKTVAINFQLLGGIWILQTFPALVGGLFTRWFHRWALLAGWAVGMIYGTVAAYGVASPTQKHFGGSAKEIPGIGEIGYIGLTAFVLNVVFTVVLTFLLKALKAPDGVDETSPEDYTADAGDPGVEVELPPATAGVTH
- a CDS encoding GNAT family N-acetyltransferase, translated to MDFLIRPAEPTDYATLGDITARAYLNDGLLAFGDEDDWYFQELKNVAKRAAEADVLVAAADDRILGGVTYVPSGGSLAELARPGEAEIRMLAVAHEARGQGVGQALVQACIDRATATATDVVLCTQPTMHSAHRIYERLGFVRVPERDWNPIPGDDFTLLTYKLTL